The Amycolatopsis sp. DG1A-15b genome contains the following window.
CACGCGGATCGCGCGCGAGCTGCACGACGTGCTGGCGCACAGCATGAGCGTGATCGTGCTGAACGCCGAAGGCGCGAAGCTCGCCCGGCACCGCGACCCCGCGGCCGTCGACCGCACGCTCGACACGATCGTCCACACCGGCCGGGACGCGCTGGCCGAGCTGCGGCGGCTCCTCGAAGTCCTGCACGCCGGCCAGGCGGCACGCAGTCCCCAGCCGACGCTCGCCGAACTGCGCGCGCTCGTCGACCAGTCCGGGCGCGACGTCGCACTCGACGTGACCGGCGACCCGGGCACGCTGCCCGCGAGTGCCGCGCTGCAGGCGTACCGGATCGTCCAGGAGGCCCTGACCAACATGATCAAGCACGCCCCGGCCGACGCGACCGGCCGCGTCGGCGTCGCCTTCGAGCCACCGGAGGTCCGCATCGAGGTGACGAACACCGGCGGCCACGCACCACCGGCCCCGGCCCTGCCGTCGTCCGGCCACGGGCTGACGGGAATGCGCCAGCGCGTCGAGATGTACCACGGCGAGCTGACCACCGGCCCGCTGCCCGACGGCGGGTACCGCGTCCACGCGACCCTGGTGGTGCAGCCATGACCACCCGGCTCCCGCGGCGGCCCGTGCCCGCCGGACTGAGGACGATCGCCGAGAGCCCGCACGGCCTCACCGCTACGGGCGAAGCCGCGACGCCGGCCTGGGAACCGCGGACCCACCAGCCGCCACACCCGAGCGACCGGACGCGCCCCCGAGACCGCCGCGCCGACGCGTGCGAGCCGTCCCCCGGCGGCGGGTACCGCGTCCACGCGACCCTGGTGGTGCGGCCATGACCACCCGCATCCTCCTCTGCGACGACCAGCAGCTCGTCCGCGTCGGCCTCCGCATGATCGTCGAAAGCCAAGACGACCTCACCGTCGTCGGCGAAGCTGCCAACGGCGAAGAGGCCGTCGCCCTCGCTCGCGAGCTGCGCCCCGATCTGGTGCTGATGGACGTCCGGATGCCGGTGCTCGACGGCGTCGCCGCGACCGCGCGGATCTGCGCCGAACTGCCGGACGTGCGGGTGCTGATCATCACCACCTTCGACCTCGACGAGTACGCGTACGCCGCGTTGCGGGGTGGGGCCAGCGGGTTCCTGGTGAAAGACGCGCCTTCGGAAGAGATGCTCGTCGCGATCCGGGGCGTGCTGCGGGGCGACTCGATGGTCTCGCCGTCGGTCACACGGCGGCTGCTCGACCGGTACCTCGCCGACGAGCGCGATCCCGTGGACATCGCGCGGCTCGGGGTGCTGACCGAACGCGAGAAGGACGTGCTGGGCCTCATCGCGCGCGGGCTTTCGAACTCGGAGATCGCCGCGAAGCTGTACATCGGCGAGACGACGGTGAAGACGCACGTCGGGCGGATCCTCGGCAAGCTGCGGCTGCGCGACCGGGTGCACGCGGTGGTCTTCGCCTACGAGTCCGGGCTGGTGCGCCCGGGCTCCTGATCACTCCCTATCAATCCTCTTGATACGGAGGTTTAGAGTACTTTGCATGATGATATACAAGTCCGAGGCCGGCGCCGCGCTCCTCCGCGAGCGGTACCTCGACGCTCTGCGGGCCTGGCCCGTCCCCCGTGCCGAAGTGCGCGTCCCGACGCCCGAAGGCGAGACGTTCGTCCTGGTCTCGGGCCCGGCCGGAGCTCCGGCGCTGGTGCTGCTGCACGGCTCCGGCAGCAACTCCGCGGAGTGGGCGGCCCGGATCCCGGCACTGGCCGGGCGGTTCCGGGTGCACGCCGTCGACATCATCGGCGAGCCCGGGCTGAGCGCCGAGGCCCGGCCGCCGCTCGCGGGTGACCGGTACGCGCGGTGGCTGGACGCGGTGCTGGACCACTTCGGCCTCGGCCGCGCCGCCTTCCTGGCGTCGTCGTTCGGCGGCTGGGTCGCGCTCGACTTCGCGACCCGGCGGCCCGAGCGGGTCGCCGCGCTGGCGTTGCGGTGCCCCGTCGGCCTCGGCCCGATGAAGAAGGGGTTCGTCGTCAAGGCCGTGCTGCTGGGGCTGCTCGGCGAGAAGGGACGGCGGAAGGCCGTCGCCGGTGCGGTGGGCGAGCCGGAGTCGTCGCCGATCGTGGCGCAGCAGCTGCTGGTGGCCGCGCACTACCGGTACCGCACCGGTCCGTTCCCCGTCTTCGGCGACGCGGCCCTCGAACGGCTGACCATGCCGGTGTACGCCGTGGCCGGGGCGGACGACGCCATGGTCGGCTCGGTGACGACGAAACGGCGTCTCGAAGCGGCCGGCGCCGAGGTGGACCTGGTGCCCGGCGCCGGGCACTCCCTCCCCGGCGACGCCGACCTGGAGTTCCTCACGCGCTCGGCGGCGAACGGCGATTTCACCACTTGATGGCAGGATGAGGCGTATGCGGCGTTCGCTGGGTCTCATCGGTGTGGTGTCCCTGCTGGTCCTGGGCTGTTCGGGGGCGGCGAGCGAGCCGGTGCAGAGCGTCCCGCCCGCGGCCACGCCGGCCGCCGCGAGCGGGAAGTTCAAGGTCGAGACGGTGACCGGCGGGCTGGAGCACGGCTGGGACGTCGGCTTCCTGCCCGACGGCGGCATCCTCGTGCCCCAGCGGCCCGGCAAGCTCGCGCTGATCCGGAAGGGGCAGGCGGCCGAGGTGCGCGCCGACTTCTCCGACGTCCTCGTCAAGGGCGAAGGCGGGCTGCTCGGCATGGTCGTCAGCCCGGACTTCGCGACCAGCCGCGAGTTCATCACCTGCCAGGACCACCAGGAAGGCGGCAAGGCCGTCGACATCCGGCTGGTCACGTGGAAGCTGGCCGCCGACGGCACGAGCGCGTCGAAGGTGAAGGACCTGCTCACCGGGCTGCCGGTGAACCCGAGCGGACGGCACTCCGGCTGCCGGCCGACCTTCGCCCCGGACGGCGCGCTGCTCGTCGGCACCGGTGACACCGCGCGCGCGTCGATCGCGCAGGACCGCCATTCCCTCGGCGGCAAGGTGCTGCGGCTGGACGCGAAGACCGGGAACGCGTTGCCGGACAACCCCTTCATCACCTCGAGCGACCCGCGCGAACGGCTGATCTACACCTACGGCCACCGCAACGTCCAGGGCGTGGCGATCCGGCCGGGCAGCGGCCAGGTGATCACCGCCGAGCACGGCCCGACGTTCGACGACGAGGTCAACCTGCTGAAGCCGGGCGCGAACTACGGCTGGGACCCCTCGAAGGGCGGCACCGGAACGAGCTACGACGAAAGCGTGCCGATGACCGACCTCAAGCGGTTCCCGGACGCGGTGAGTCCACTGTGGACCTCCGGCAGCATCACCGAGGCGATCAGCGGCGACGCCTTCCTGACCGGCGCGCAGTGGGGCACGAACGACGGCGCGCTGGTCGTGGTGGCGCTCAAGGGCCAGAAACTGCTGCTGTACCACCTGGACCCGGCGGGCAAGGTCCTCGACGTCTCGCTGCCCCCGGAGTTCGACGACAAGTTCGGCCGCCTGCGCGCGGTCCGCAGCGGCCCGGACGGCGCGCTGTACGTGACCACGTCGGACGGGACGGACGACAAGCTGCTGAAGGTCACGCCCGCCTGATCATGGGAAAAGCACGGCCGTCGAGTGCCGTGGACACTTCCGCCGGGGTGGCGGATCGCGGAACATGGTGTGTACCAGAAGTTTTCGCCCGCCCCCGACGCGTGTTGGACGCGGTCCGAAGAGAGCGTTCCCGCGGCAGCACCGCGCCGGTCCCCGGGCGCCATCGCCGACCTGGCGACCCGGGGACCGGCATCCACTCCCGATCGGTTCAGGCCTTGGCCGCCCGGAGGGAACCCTTCAGCGCGCCGACGGCCGCGGTCAGTGCCGTGGTCGCGGTGGGCCAGTCGACGGTTTCCTTCCAGGAAGCCATCACCGCGACGACGTAGGTACCGGACGCGGTCCGGACCAGCCCCGTGGTGTTGAGCACCCGCCGGGCCTCGGAGCTGCCCCAGCCCTGCTTCACCGCCCACGTCGCGCCCGGGAACCCGCGCGGGATCCCGAAGTGCTGGTCGAACCCGTCGGCGGCGTTGCGCGGGGCGCTTTCCATCGCTCCGGTGAGGAACACGCGGCCTTCTTCGGACAGCCCCGCGGTGATGTACCGGTAGACCGTGACGACGTCGGTGGGTGACATCCGGGTGGAGCCCCACTGGCCGGGGTCGTCCGGGGGTGTGGTGTGCGTGAGCCCCAGCTTCGCGACCTGCCGCCGGACGATGTCCGGGCCGCCGTTCTGCTGCCAGAGGCGGCTGGCGACGTGATCGTCGCTGGCGGCGAGCATGGCGTGGACAGCCGTCTCTTCGCCGCCCGAAGGCACTCCGGAACGGTCGATCAGGTCGAGCGCGATGAGCAGCTTGACCACGGACGCGGTGGGCTGCGGCTGGTCGGCCTTCCACCTCGTCTCGACAGCGCAGGCGCCGAGGTCGACGATCTCGATCCCGAGGCGCGGATCGTTCCCGGTGCTCAGCAGCACTTTCCTGGCCTCGGCGACGCGGCTCGCCTGGTTGTCCCCGGGACCGGCCGGCGCCGAGCCGCACCCGGCGCGCCAGCTGTCGCTTCCGGAGCCGCTGTTGACGGCGATCGCGGTGAGCAAGCCCCCGACCACGATGACCACCGCGATCGCCACGAGCACCTTCACGTTGTTCAGTCGCTCGAGCACCAGTCCACCTCCGCCGGATTCGTGAGGAATCCGAAGCTATTGCGGAGGTGGACCGCGGGTATCGCCCGATGAGCCGGTCTGTTTTGGCCATCCGGTGGACAACCGAGCGCCGGCGAGCGCGCGCATCGGCCGGATGGCCGATGCGCCCGCCCTAGCTACCGAGGTAGGCGCCGCCGTTGACGTGCACGACCTGCCCGGTGACGTGCCCGGCGGCTGGGCTCGCCAGGAACGTCACCACGGCGACGACGTCGTCCGGCGTGCCGGGACGCTTGTTCATCGTGTTGCCGATCAGCCAGTCGCGCCGCTGGTCGCTCAGCTGCCCGTGGAAGAACTCGGTCTCCCCGATCAGCCCCGGCGCGACGACGTTCGCGGTGATCCCGCGCGGCCCGAACTCCCGGGCCACGCTCACGTTCCAGGCCTCGACCGCGGCCTTCGCGGCGCCGTAGGACCCGGCGCCGGTGTGCGCGGCGATCGATCCGATGGTGATGATCCGCGCGCCCTCGGCGAGGCGGTCGCGCAGCGCGTGCGTCACCAGCGCGGCACTGACCACATTGGACCGCAGGTTCCGCTCGAACGCGGCCGCGAAACCGGCCAGCCCCTCTTCGCCGTCGCCGTCGAGGAAGTCGGTGTTGCCGCCGGCGTTGTTGACGAGGACGTCGACGCGGCCGGGCAGCTCGTCCAGTGCGGCTTCGACGGCCGCGGGGTCGGCGGCGTCGAACACGACGGGCCGCGCGCCGGCGAGCGTCGCCGCTTCGGTGAGCACCTTTTCCCGGCGCCCGGTGATCGTGACGCGCTCGCCGGCCTGCGCGAAGGCCGCCGCCACGGCGTAGCCGATGCCCGTGCCGCCACCCGTCACCACGATTTCCCTGCTGTTCGCCATGAACCCGACCCTAGTGCCTAGGATCGGGGAATGAGCAAGATCGACCCGGCCACGTCCGCGCTCGTGCTGATCGACCTGCAGGAACGGATCGTGGCGCTGCCCACCACGCCGTACACCGGCGAAGAAGTCCTCGCCAACGCACTGCGGTTGCGGGACGCGTTCCGCAGCGCCGGAGCGCCGGTGGTGATCGTGCGGGTGTCACGACCGGACAACCCGCCGGGCAGCGAGCTGGCCTTCGAAGCCGGCGACGACAAGATCGTCACGAAGTACACGATCGGCGGTTTCGCCGGCACGGACCTCGACGAGTTCCTGCGCGGCGCGGGCGTGCGCACGGTCGTCTTCGGCGGCATCGCCACGGAGTTCGGCGT
Protein-coding sequences here:
- a CDS encoding alpha/beta fold hydrolase → MMIYKSEAGAALLRERYLDALRAWPVPRAEVRVPTPEGETFVLVSGPAGAPALVLLHGSGSNSAEWAARIPALAGRFRVHAVDIIGEPGLSAEARPPLAGDRYARWLDAVLDHFGLGRAAFLASSFGGWVALDFATRRPERVAALALRCPVGLGPMKKGFVVKAVLLGLLGEKGRRKAVAGAVGEPESSPIVAQQLLVAAHYRYRTGPFPVFGDAALERLTMPVYAVAGADDAMVGSVTTKRRLEAAGAEVDLVPGAGHSLPGDADLEFLTRSAANGDFTT
- a CDS encoding serine hydrolase, whose translation is MLERLNNVKVLVAIAVVIVVGGLLTAIAVNSGSGSDSWRAGCGSAPAGPGDNQASRVAEARKVLLSTGNDPRLGIEIVDLGACAVETRWKADQPQPTASVVKLLIALDLIDRSGVPSGGEETAVHAMLAASDDHVASRLWQQNGGPDIVRRQVAKLGLTHTTPPDDPGQWGSTRMSPTDVVTVYRYITAGLSEEGRVFLTGAMESAPRNAADGFDQHFGIPRGFPGATWAVKQGWGSSEARRVLNTTGLVRTASGTYVVAVMASWKETVDWPTATTALTAAVGALKGSLRAAKA
- a CDS encoding histidine kinase; translated protein: MRRHRWTVDLPLYAVFIFLAPNWTGSGSYAVRAIPMLFLLPLLLRRRFPRTVAVLIIAGAAVVYFDDIWAYDRGRTELAMAVVLFNLVKLRYRWFAAAIAFAIVVLDVQWVTLYAPETDYPTLSLIGILPLHIAAWALGEFFRKQEELTAEEKKRDAAQTRAALAEERTRIARELHDVLAHSMSVIVLNAEGAKLARHRDPAAVDRTLDTIVHTGRDALAELRRLLEVLHAGQAARSPQPTLAELRALVDQSGRDVALDVTGDPGTLPASAALQAYRIVQEALTNMIKHAPADATGRVGVAFEPPEVRIEVTNTGGHAPPAPALPSSGHGLTGMRQRVEMYHGELTTGPLPDGGYRVHATLVVQP
- a CDS encoding isochorismatase family protein, which encodes MSKIDPATSALVLIDLQERIVALPTTPYTGEEVLANALRLRDAFRSAGAPVVIVRVSRPDNPPGSELAFEAGDDKIVTKYTIGGFAGTDLDEFLRGAGVRTVVFGGIATEFGVESTLRAAADHGYDTVAVSDAMTALSGISHENAITKIFPRLGTVVTTGEALAALA
- a CDS encoding response regulator transcription factor → MTTRILLCDDQQLVRVGLRMIVESQDDLTVVGEAANGEEAVALARELRPDLVLMDVRMPVLDGVAATARICAELPDVRVLIITTFDLDEYAYAALRGGASGFLVKDAPSEEMLVAIRGVLRGDSMVSPSVTRRLLDRYLADERDPVDIARLGVLTEREKDVLGLIARGLSNSEIAAKLYIGETTVKTHVGRILGKLRLRDRVHAVVFAYESGLVRPGS
- a CDS encoding PQQ-dependent sugar dehydrogenase, with protein sequence MRRSLGLIGVVSLLVLGCSGAASEPVQSVPPAATPAAASGKFKVETVTGGLEHGWDVGFLPDGGILVPQRPGKLALIRKGQAAEVRADFSDVLVKGEGGLLGMVVSPDFATSREFITCQDHQEGGKAVDIRLVTWKLAADGTSASKVKDLLTGLPVNPSGRHSGCRPTFAPDGALLVGTGDTARASIAQDRHSLGGKVLRLDAKTGNALPDNPFITSSDPRERLIYTYGHRNVQGVAIRPGSGQVITAEHGPTFDDEVNLLKPGANYGWDPSKGGTGTSYDESVPMTDLKRFPDAVSPLWTSGSITEAISGDAFLTGAQWGTNDGALVVVALKGQKLLLYHLDPAGKVLDVSLPPEFDDKFGRLRAVRSGPDGALYVTTSDGTDDKLLKVTPA
- a CDS encoding SDR family oxidoreductase, which encodes MANSREIVVTGGGTGIGYAVAAAFAQAGERVTITGRREKVLTEAATLAGARPVVFDAADPAAVEAALDELPGRVDVLVNNAGGNTDFLDGDGEEGLAGFAAAFERNLRSNVVSAALVTHALRDRLAEGARIITIGSIAAHTGAGSYGAAKAAVEAWNVSVAREFGPRGITANVVAPGLIGETEFFHGQLSDQRRDWLIGNTMNKRPGTPDDVVAVVTFLASPAAGHVTGQVVHVNGGAYLGS